From a region of the Methanolobus tindarius DSM 2278 genome:
- a CDS encoding PAS domain S-box protein, with product MQNNNIPSTCIPGELKLDYNQLFNNDYTIMLIIDPESLQIINVNNAASDYYGWSCEELILKKISQIDISSEDELKTELCKAKTGIKNHFHFKHQLQNLEIHDVELCAIPIKDKNKTLLCLIIHDITKTKQIEKENILEKARLRSILEILESKHDSIQEFLDFALNEAIKLTNSKIGYIYYYNEKKEQFTLNTWSKGVMRECDITEPRTIYNLKETGIWGEAVRQRKSIIVNDFHAPDPLKKGYPEGHVILHKFMTIPIFKNNKVVAVVGVANKESNYNENDTLQLTLLMDSLWNIIGKIGAENALKESEKKYRELFENDISGVAIHKIVFDDSGKPIDYIFLDANEAFEKHTGLEITDIIGKRVTEVLPGTEETSLIETYGKVVLTGKPAVFETYSPQLNKHYSVSAHKVDNDSFAAVFQDITERKQAETAIFESEEQYRTLFTEAPLSIIIHDKESGEIIDANPNAWKIYGFSSLEQLQTNEFWMEPPYSFEDALGWIHKAAAEGAQEFEWFNKKVTGELFWEHVRLSPVNINGVERVMATTVDITERKNAEIALKNSEGQLRTLVDTIPDLVWLKNSDGVYLSCNTKFERFFGAKEEDIVGKTDYDFVNKELADLFRQKDIEALEAGGPSVNEELITFADDGHQEYLETIKSPMHDSSGKTIGVLGVGRNISERKQAEKDILEERKRLANIIEGTNVGTWEWNIQTGETIFNDRWAEMLGYTLDELTPFDIHTWNKLVHPVDMKRSEAVLKKHFAGLLDNYEYEARMKHKNGDWVWVLDRGKVIEWDEDGKPLLMYGTHADITEKKRSEKKIEEERTRKKILVEQSNDGIVVVNGKGEVVEGNQKFADMLGYTMDEVLSLHVWDWENVSTREEILEIINDIDESGFTFETCHRRKDGKLLDVEVSSNGAILSGQKLAFCVCRDITDRKRAEEMLRQAEKKYKHAYKLLREVIESPKDVVIFALDKNYCYITFNENHRITMENIWGTKIEIGSSMLEYIQNPDDRQKAKSNFDRVLAGEAFTIVEEYGDSLFERKWYENVYSPLEDDEGNIIGLTLFLTDITESKQAEMALIQAKALAEESSQIKSEFIANMSHELRTPLNSVIGFSQILNDKIFGDLNDKQNQYVCNILKSGNHLLELINDILDLSKIESGSMDYNPEMIDIYEEMHEVISLMDPLFKEKKHDFEVNIEFEKLEINADRLKFKQVIYNLLSNAIKFTPVKGKMQLNSKIVDGNVEISICDNGIGIPLDQQKIIFNPFKQVSSFVNRSHGGTGLGLAIARHYIEMHSGEIIVESESGKGSTFTVRIPINQINQ from the coding sequence CTGGTCATGTGAAGAACTGATACTAAAGAAAATAAGCCAGATTGATATCTCTTCTGAAGATGAATTAAAAACGGAGCTTTGTAAAGCTAAAACCGGGATAAAAAATCATTTTCACTTTAAGCATCAACTACAAAATCTTGAAATACATGATGTTGAACTCTGTGCCATTCCAATAAAAGACAAGAATAAAACACTGCTGTGTCTCATTATCCATGATATAACTAAAACAAAGCAAATAGAAAAAGAAAATATTCTTGAAAAAGCAAGATTAAGAAGTATCCTTGAAATTTTAGAATCAAAGCATGATTCTATTCAGGAATTCCTTGACTTTGCATTAAATGAAGCTATTAAACTCACCAACAGTAAAATTGGTTATATCTACTATTATAATGAGAAAAAAGAACAGTTCACCTTGAACACATGGTCAAAAGGGGTGATGAGGGAATGTGACATCACAGAACCCCGGACCATATATAATCTCAAGGAGACGGGTATATGGGGAGAGGCAGTCAGGCAGCGTAAATCTATAATTGTAAATGATTTCCACGCTCCTGATCCGTTAAAAAAAGGCTATCCTGAAGGCCATGTAATACTTCATAAGTTCATGACAATTCCTATTTTTAAGAACAATAAGGTTGTTGCTGTAGTCGGAGTTGCCAACAAAGAATCAAATTATAATGAGAACGACACTCTACAGCTTACTCTACTAATGGATTCCTTATGGAATATCATAGGAAAGATCGGAGCTGAGAATGCGCTAAAAGAAAGTGAAAAAAAATATAGGGAACTCTTTGAAAACGATATAAGTGGCGTGGCAATCCACAAAATAGTTTTTGATGATAGTGGAAAGCCAATTGATTACATCTTCCTTGATGCAAATGAAGCATTTGAAAAACATACCGGACTGGAAATAACTGATATCATAGGAAAGCGTGTTACTGAAGTTCTCCCGGGTACTGAAGAAACATCTTTGATAGAAACATATGGAAAAGTTGTACTAACTGGAAAACCTGCTGTTTTTGAAACGTATTCACCACAATTGAATAAGCATTATAGTGTTAGTGCACATAAAGTTGACAATGATTCTTTTGCTGCTGTATTTCAGGATATTACTGAACGCAAACAAGCAGAAACTGCCATTTTTGAGAGTGAAGAACAATATAGGACTCTTTTCACAGAAGCACCTCTTTCGATAATTATACATGACAAAGAAAGCGGAGAGATTATCGATGCTAATCCTAATGCCTGGAAAATATATGGTTTTTCTTCGCTTGAGCAATTACAAACAAATGAATTCTGGATGGAGCCACCATATTCTTTTGAAGATGCATTGGGATGGATACATAAAGCTGCAGCCGAAGGTGCTCAGGAATTTGAATGGTTCAACAAAAAGGTAACTGGAGAATTATTCTGGGAGCATGTCCGTTTAAGCCCTGTAAACATCAACGGTGTAGAAAGGGTAATGGCAACTACGGTTGACATAACTGAACGTAAAAATGCGGAGATTGCACTAAAAAACAGTGAGGGACAACTGCGTACATTGGTAGATACCATTCCTGATCTTGTCTGGCTGAAGAATTCCGATGGAGTATACCTGTCATGTAATACCAAATTTGAACGTTTCTTTGGTGCAAAAGAGGAAGATATCGTCGGGAAAACCGATTATGATTTTGTCAATAAAGAACTTGCAGATCTCTTCAGGCAAAAAGACATTGAAGCATTGGAAGCCGGCGGACCATCTGTAAATGAGGAACTCATTACCTTTGCGGATGACGGGCATCAGGAATATCTGGAAACCATTAAAAGTCCCATGCATGATTCCAGTGGTAAAACCATAGGAGTTTTAGGCGTTGGAAGGAACATTTCTGAAAGAAAACAGGCGGAAAAAGACATCTTAGAGGAACGCAAGCGTCTGGCGAATATCATCGAAGGTACAAATGTCGGTACATGGGAATGGAATATACAGACTGGTGAAACCATTTTCAATGATCGCTGGGCAGAGATGCTTGGCTATACTCTGGATGAGTTGACTCCATTTGATATCCATACGTGGAATAAGCTGGTTCATCCTGTAGATATGAAAAGATCAGAAGCAGTTCTTAAAAAGCATTTTGCCGGTCTATTGGATAACTACGAGTATGAAGCTCGTATGAAGCACAAAAATGGGGACTGGGTATGGGTGCTTGATCGTGGTAAAGTTATAGAGTGGGATGAAGATGGAAAGCCACTTCTTATGTACGGAACTCATGCCGACATTACAGAGAAAAAGAGATCTGAAAAGAAAATTGAAGAGGAACGTACCAGAAAGAAAATACTCGTTGAACAATCAAATGATGGTATTGTCGTTGTAAATGGCAAAGGCGAAGTAGTTGAGGGTAACCAGAAATTTGCGGATATGCTGGGCTATACCATGGATGAAGTTCTAAGTTTACACGTTTGGGACTGGGAAAATGTTTCAACACGCGAAGAAATACTTGAGATAATAAATGATATTGATGAGTCCGGATTTACATTCGAGACATGTCATCGTCGTAAAGATGGGAAGCTACTTGATGTTGAGGTTAGTTCGAACGGGGCTATTTTAAGTGGTCAGAAACTGGCCTTTTGTGTTTGCAGGGATATTACTGATAGGAAAAGAGCCGAAGAAATGCTAAGGCAGGCAGAGAAGAAATACAAGCATGCCTACAAGCTTTTGAGGGAGGTTATTGAAAGTCCAAAGGATGTTGTCATATTCGCTCTGGACAAAAATTATTGTTACATTACTTTTAACGAGAACCATCGGATAACAATGGAAAATATATGGGGTACTAAAATTGAAATTGGCTCCAGTATGCTAGAGTATATTCAAAATCCCGATGACAGGCAAAAAGCAAAATCTAATTTTGACAGGGTACTTGCAGGAGAGGCTTTCACCATTGTCGAAGAGTATGGCGATTCCTTATTCGAAAGAAAATGGTACGAGAATGTGTACAGTCCTCTGGAAGATGACGAAGGAAATATTATCGGGCTTACATTGTTCTTAACAGACATAACTGAAAGTAAACAGGCTGAAATGGCTCTTATCCAGGCAAAAGCACTGGCTGAAGAATCGAGTCAGATTAAATCAGAATTCATCGCGAATATGAGCCATGAACTTCGCACACCTCTTAATTCAGTTATTGGTTTTTCACAGATATTAAATGATAAAATATTTGGTGACCTGAACGATAAGCAAAATCAGTATGTTTGTAATATACTTAAAAGTGGAAATCATCTGCTGGAATTAATCAATGATATTCTTGATCTTTCTAAAATAGAATCTGGCAGCATGGATTATAATCCTGAAATGATTGACATTTATGAGGAGATGCATGAGGTCATATCATTGATGGATCCTTTGTTCAAAGAGAAAAAACATGATTTTGAAGTCAATATCGAATTTGAAAAGCTGGAAATCAATGCTGACCGGTTAAAGTTCAAACAGGTAATTTATAACCTTCTTAGCAATGCTATTAAATTCACACCTGTAAAAGGTAAAATGCAACTAAATTCTAAAATTGTGGATGGCAATGTTGAGATATCTATATGCGATAATGGTATAGGTATTCCTCTTGATCAGCAAAAAATAATATTTAATCCGTTTAAACAGGTTAGTTCTTTTGTAAACCGCAGTCATGGTGGAACAGGACTTGGACTTGCCATTGCCAGACATTACATCGAGATGCATTCAGGGGAAATAATTGTAGAAAGTGAATCCGGCAAAGGAAGCACTTTCACCGTCAGAATTCCAATAAACCAGATAAATCAATAA
- a CDS encoding CYTH domain-containing protein, producing MEIEAKFIISERDSFEKLKGITSIAGFDAGEPVDKEFTDTYLDTMDMAIYASGFSFRCREKGSKVTYTLKSLSTSNSLVHMREEVEFTLTEKLPVKDWDNCVLRERVLSMTGSGELFPLFTVTHKRTDFLLGTGQRNVAELSFDDVILKCEKSKKSYLELEVELTGDGTESELNQIAEYLRDEEGLTPGSSSKFDNGLKLFMKNVRKNASILNYNIDAENRTVKYSPLQEIIEEYGIEREHARRVAENSYRLFTELKSIHHLRSELLHTLRIASLVHDIGVMTDVKKHHKVGRDILSETCPDELPCPLCAILPWMAFLHKKRIDLKKLEKLSLKRNFFILPSQMREDILILSAILRMADGLDYSRMGSRITEIDLTKEDIIVKISGKGAELDADRADTKADLWRLLFERDIYFREDY from the coding sequence ATGGAAATTGAAGCTAAATTCATCATATCTGAACGTGATAGCTTTGAAAAACTCAAAGGCATTACATCTATTGCCGGATTTGATGCCGGCGAGCCTGTTGATAAAGAATTCACAGATACATATCTTGATACGATGGATATGGCTATTTACGCTTCTGGTTTTTCATTCCGCTGCCGCGAAAAAGGTAGCAAGGTAACTTACACACTAAAATCACTTTCTACTTCAAACTCTCTTGTGCACATGAGAGAGGAAGTTGAGTTTACACTTACCGAGAAGTTACCTGTAAAAGACTGGGATAATTGTGTCCTCAGGGAAAGAGTGCTTTCCATGACAGGCTCAGGGGAACTTTTTCCTTTATTCACTGTAACTCATAAAAGAACTGATTTCCTTCTGGGCACCGGCCAGAGAAATGTTGCAGAGCTGAGCTTTGATGATGTAATTCTCAAATGCGAGAAGAGCAAGAAAAGTTATCTCGAACTGGAAGTTGAACTTACAGGCGATGGTACGGAATCAGAACTGAACCAGATAGCTGAATATCTCAGGGACGAAGAAGGACTTACTCCGGGAAGCAGTTCAAAGTTCGATAATGGTCTTAAGCTTTTTATGAAAAATGTAAGAAAAAATGCCAGTATACTTAACTACAATATAGATGCTGAGAACAGAACTGTTAAATATTCACCTCTTCAGGAAATAATAGAGGAATATGGAATTGAAAGAGAACATGCACGAAGAGTTGCAGAAAATTCCTACAGGCTTTTTACAGAACTAAAAAGCATACATCATTTGCGCAGTGAGTTACTTCATACACTCAGAATTGCTTCGCTTGTTCATGACATAGGAGTCATGACCGATGTAAAAAAGCATCATAAGGTTGGACGGGATATTCTCTCGGAAACATGTCCAGATGAACTCCCATGTCCACTCTGTGCAATTCTTCCATGGATGGCATTCCTGCATAAGAAAAGAATAGACCTCAAAAAACTGGAAAAACTATCCCTTAAAAGAAATTTCTTTATACTCCCATCCCAGATGCGTGAGGATATACTCATTCTTTCGGCCATATTAAGAATGGCTGATGGCCTGGATTACAGCAGGATGGGAAGCCGGATCACAGAGATTGATCTTACAAAAGAGGATATCATCGTAAAAATAAGCGGAAAAGGAGCAGAACTTGATGCAGACAGAGCGGACACAAAAGCAGACCTCTGGCGCTTGCTCTTTGAAAGGGATATCTACTTCAGGGAAGATTATTGA
- a CDS encoding GNAT family protein produces the protein MNMPQELKFTLLPPAPGSEYRWMNIDRKGIRVGKARGKADGNVLIIYSINIFPEFEGKHYGKRTIDYFKSQFGTIVADRVRPTAIGFWEKMGFTSKGDGSFVFMKKGTTSPVVSAVNS, from the coding sequence GTGAACATGCCCCAGGAACTGAAATTCACACTACTGCCGCCTGCACCGGGCTCTGAATACAGGTGGATGAATATAGACAGAAAAGGGATAAGAGTCGGAAAAGCCAGGGGCAAGGCAGACGGTAACGTCCTTATAATCTACTCCATCAATATTTTCCCGGAATTTGAAGGAAAGCATTACGGGAAAAGGACAATTGATTATTTCAAATCCCAGTTCGGTACCATTGTTGCGGACCGGGTCAGACCTACAGCAATTGGTTTCTGGGAAAAAATGGGATTTACAAGCAAAGGAGATGGTTCCTTTGTTTTCATGAAAAAAGGAACAACATCCCCCGTTGTTTCTGCAGTGAACTCCTGA
- a CDS encoding CheR family methyltransferase, with translation MAFTYFFRDMQTLEMIRDYVIPELRSRRYIHIWDAGCAMGPEPYSLAIVLRENMGMIFRNVKIHATDIDNSNLFGDIIKDGIYPREMVQRIPQPIFEKYFSPADEPDHFQISDEIRKSVDFTRQNLLDMKPIRSGLNLILCKNVLLHFTEAERVEVMQMFHDSLDGGYFATEQTQKLPAELQDQFEPVVANAQLYRKINN, from the coding sequence ATGGCATTCACTTATTTCTTTAGAGACATGCAAACACTGGAAATGATCAGAGACTACGTAATTCCTGAACTCAGAAGCCGCAGATACATCCACATATGGGATGCAGGGTGTGCAATGGGCCCGGAACCGTATTCACTTGCCATTGTGTTAAGAGAGAATATGGGAATGATCTTCAGGAATGTGAAAATACACGCAACTGACATTGACAACAGTAATCTTTTTGGTGACATTATCAAAGATGGAATATACCCAAGAGAAATGGTTCAAAGAATACCACAACCTATATTTGAAAAGTATTTCTCACCAGCAGATGAACCAGACCATTTCCAGATATCCGATGAGATAAGAAAAAGTGTTGATTTTACAAGACAGAATCTCCTTGACATGAAACCAATCAGATCGGGACTAAACCTTATTCTCTGCAAAAATGTCCTTCTTCACTTCACAGAAGCTGAAAGAGTAGAAGTAATGCAAATGTTCCACGATTCCCTTGACGGCGGCTATTTCGCAACCGAACAGACACAGAAGCTTCCGGCTGAGCTTCAGGACCAGTTTGAACCGGTTGTAGCAAACGCACAGTTGTATCGTAAAATAAACAACTAA
- a CDS encoding chemotaxis protein CheW: MKDVSISGNGPTDELLQMVVFQLGGEEFGVEIMKVQEIIRMPEITQIPQSPEFVEGVINLRGRIIVVINLDKRFNLASKEVDAHSRIIVVEIGENVVGMIVDSVNEVLRIPKSSVDPAPELVTSNISREYITGVGKIDGRLLILLDLAKVMDKKEAAEIASLA; encoded by the coding sequence ATGAAAGATGTTTCAATATCCGGAAATGGCCCGACTGATGAGTTATTACAGATGGTAGTCTTCCAGCTGGGTGGCGAGGAGTTTGGCGTAGAGATTATGAAAGTACAGGAGATTATCAGGATGCCTGAGATCACTCAGATCCCACAATCTCCTGAATTTGTGGAAGGAGTTATCAACCTTCGTGGCAGGATAATCGTTGTCATCAACCTTGACAAACGTTTCAACCTTGCTTCAAAGGAAGTTGATGCACATTCACGTATCATTGTGGTTGAGATTGGAGAAAATGTTGTTGGAATGATAGTTGATTCTGTCAATGAAGTCCTGAGAATTCCAAAGTCAAGTGTAGATCCTGCACCGGAACTTGTAACATCAAACATTAGCCGTGAGTACATCACAGGTGTTGGAAAAATAGATGGCCGTCTTCTGATCCTTCTTGACCTTGCAAAGGTAATGGACAAAAAGGAAGCAGCAGAAATTGCAAGTCTTGCCTGA